CGCTGGTCGCCGACCTCAAGGAGCGCGAGCCGTCGATAAGGGCACTGAGGAAGCGCGTCCTGGCCAAGCGGAAGGCCGCCGCGGCCAAGGGTGAGGCGCCCGACTACTCGGACGAGGGCCCGGACGAGCCGAGGGACGCCGAGCCGGACGACCGTGAGATCCCGGAGCGCGACATCCCGCCCGCCGCCGTGGTCGCGGGTCCCCGGAGCCACGGCGGCCGTGGCCGCGGCCGTCCGTCGGGGAAGCGTCGATGACCGACGACAGCACGAGGGAACTGCTCCTCAGCCGGATCCGTGATGTGCCCGACTATCCGAAGCCGGGCGTGCGGTTCAAGGACATCACGCCGCTGCTCGCGGATCCGAAAGCCTTCACGGCGCTGACCGACGCCCTCGCGGAGCTGTCGGTGCGGCACGGTGCCACGAAGATCGTCGGCCTGGAGGCGCGCGGCTTCATCCTGGCCGCGCCGGTCGCGGTACGGGCCGGTATCGGCTTCATCCCCGTCCGCAAGGCGGGGAAGCTGCCCGGTGCGACGCTGTCGCAGGCGTACGACCTGGAGTACGGCAGCGCCGAGGTGGAGGTCCACGCCGAGGACCTTCAGGAGGGCGACCGCGTCATCGTCATCGACGACGTGCTCGCCACCGGCGGCACCGCCGGGGCCTCGGTCGAACTCGTACGCCGGGCCGGCGCCGAGGTCGTGGCCGTGGCCGTCCTGCTGGAGCTGGGCTTCCTGGGCGGCAGGGACCGGCTGGAGCCGCATCTGCTCGGTGCCCCGCTGGAGGCACTGATCAAGGTCTGACCCGCACCGTCACGGGTGACGAGATAGCGACGTGACGAAATATCGCAGAAGCGGACGCTCCGGGAATTCCACCCGGGGCGTCCGCGTTCTGTTTTCATCACCCCGGAATCCGCCCGCGTCCCTTCGGCAGGTGCTCTGAACAGGCCCCGCGGGGGAGTGGGAGGGCGTGTGCGCGCCCGCGCGAGCACCGGTCTCGTGAGCACCGGCGCGACGGGGTCGATACCATGGCCGTTCCGGACCTGACCGGGGGACCCGGAAAGCACGAGGAGCGCTCTTGCCAGACGAGGCCCAGCCACTCGCCGCCGCCCAGCCCGATCCGCACGCGGACCAGGCCACAGCGGCGCCTGCCACGCCCCAGAAGCCGGCGGACGGGGCGGGGACGGCTGCGCGGACGCCTGCCGAACGCGGCGGCTCCGAGCGGAACGGGTCGGAGCGCATCCGGTCCGAGCACAACGGGTCCGACCACAACGGCTCCGATCCGGCGCGGAGCGCCTCGAAGCCCCTGGACCCGGCGGCTGACCCGGCGCCCGGTGCCGCCCCGGCGCCCACGCCCGGCTCCTCCGCCGCGAAGAGCCGGCTCCCGGTCCCCGTCACCGCGCCCAAGCCCGCCCCGGCCGCTCCCTCGCGCTCGGGTGGGTCCTCCAACCGCGTACGCGCCCGGCTGGCCCGTCTCGGCGTCCAGCGCTCGTCGCCGTACAACCCGGTGCTCGAACCGCTGCTGCGGACCGTACGCATCAACGACCCCAAGATCGAGACGGCCATACTCCGCCAGATCGAGCGCGCCTACCAGGTCGCCGAGCGCTGGCACCGCGGCCAGAAGCGCAAGAGCGGCGACCCGTACATCACCCACCCCCTCGCCGTGACGACGATCCTCGCCGAACTCGGCATGGACCCGGCCACGCTGATGGCGGGGCTGCTGCACGACACCGTCGAGGACACCGAGTACGGCCTGGACACGCTCCGCAAGGACTTCGGCGACCAGGTCGCGCTCCTGGTCGACGGCGTCACCAAGCTCGACAAGGTCAAGTTCGGCGAGGCCGCCCAGGCCGAGACCGTACGCAAGATGGTCGTCGCCATGGCCAAGGACCCGCGCGTCCTGGTCATCAAGCTCGCCGACCGGCTGCACAACATGCGCACCATGCGCTATCTCAAGCGGGAGAAGCAGGAGAAGAAGGCCCGCGAGACGCTGGAGATCTACGCCCCGCTGGCGCACCGCCTGGGTATGAACACCATCAAGTGGGAGCTGGAGGACCTCGCGTTCGCGATCCTCTACCCCAAGATGTACGACGAGATCGTCCGGCTCGTCGCCGAGCGGGCGCCCAAGCGCGACGAGTACCTGGCCATAGTGACCGACGAGGTCCAGTCCGATCTGCGCGCCGCCCGTATCAAGGCGACCGTCACCGGCAGGCCCAAGCACTACTACAGCGTCTACCAGAAGATGATCGTGCGGGGCCGGGACTTCGCCGAGATCTACGACCTGGTGGGCATCCGCGTCCTCGTCGACACCGTCCGCGACTGCTACGCGGCGCTCGGCACCGTCCACGCCCGGTGGAATCCGGTACCCGGGCGGTTCAAGGACTACATCGCGATGCCCAAGTTCAACATGTACCAGTCGCTGCACACGACGGTCATCGGACCCAGTGGCAAGCCCGTCGAGCTCCAGATCCGTACGTTCGACATGCACCGTCGCGCCGAGTACGGCATCGCCGCGCACTGGAAGTACAAGCAGGAGGCTGTCGCCGGGGCGTCCAAGGTCCGTACCGACGTGCCCAAGAACGTGGGCAAGGGCGCGGGCCAGGACACCGTCAACGACATGGCGTGGCTGCGCCAGTTGCTCGACTGGCAGAAGGAGACCGAGGACCCCAGCGAGTTCCTGGAGTCCCTGCGCTTCGACCTGTCGCGCAACGAGGTCTTCGTCTTCACGCCCAAGGGTGACGTCATAGCGCTGCCGGCCGGGGCCACCCCCGTCGACTTCGCCTACGCCGTCCACACGGAGGTCGGCCACCGCACCATAGGGGCGCGGGTCAACGGGCGGCTCGTCCCCCTCGAATCGACCCTCGACAACGGCGACCTGGTGGAGGTCTTCACCTCCAAGGCGTCGGGCGCCGGACCCTCCAGGGACTGGCTGGGCTTCGTCAAGTCACCACGGGCCAGGAACAAGATCCGCGCGTGGTTCTCCAAGGAACGCCGCGACGAGGCGATCGAGCACGGCAAGGACGCCATCGCCAAGGCGATGCGCAAACAGAACCTGCCGATCCAGCGGATCCTCACCGGCGACTCGCTCGTCACGCTCGCGCACGAGATGCGTTACCCCGACATCTCGTCCCTGTACGCGGCGATCGGCGAGGGCCATGTCGCCGCGCAGGGCGTCGTACAGAAACTCGTCCAGGCGCTCGGCGGCGAGGAGGCCGCGAACGAGGACATCGCCGAGAGCGCGCCGCCCTCGCGCGGACGCTCCAAGCGCCGCTCCAGCAGCGACCCCGGTGTGGTCGTCAAGGGCGTCGAGGACGTGTGGGTGAAGCTCGCCCGCTGCTGTACGCCCGTGCCGGGCGATCCGATCATCGGCTTCGTCACGCGGGGCAGCGGCGTCTCCGTACACCGTGCGGACTGCGTCAACGTCGACTCGCTGTCGCAGCAGCCGGAGCGGATCCTCGAAGTCGAATGGGCGCCCACCCAGTCGTCCGTCTTCCTCGTCGCCATCCAGGTCGAGGCCCTGGACCGGTCCCGGCTGCTGTCCGACGTCACACGCGTCCTGTCCGACCAGCACGTCAACATCCTGTCGGCGGCCGTCCAGACGTCCCGCGACCGGGTGGCCACCTCGCGCTTCACCTTCGAGATGGGCGATCCGAAGCATCTGGGGCACGTACTGAAGGCGGTGCGGGGCGTGGAGGGCGTGTACGACGTCTACCGGGTCACGTCCGCCCGCAGGCCGTAAGAGACCGGAGACCATGGACCTGAGTCCAGAGACCTGACGACGGAGCGGCCCGGCGGTGATCCCACCGCCGGGCCGCTACGTCGTCGTACGTGTGCGTCAGCCGCCGAACTCCTGAAGACCCTTCAGCGCCTGGTCGAGCAGCGCCTGCCGGCCTTCGAGCTCCTTGGCCAGCTTGTCTGCCCTGGCGTTGTTGCCCGAGGCGCGCGCCGTGTCGATCTGCGTACGCAGCTTGTCGACGGCCGCCTGGAGCTGGCCCGTCAGACCCGCGGCACGCGCACGCGCCTCCGGGTTAGTACGGCGCCACTCGTTCTCCTCGGACTCCTGGAGCGCCCGCTCGATGGTCTGCATCCGGCCCTCGACGCGGGGCCTGGCGTCGCGCGGCACATGCCCGATCGCCTCCCAGCGCTCGTTGAGGGCCCGGAACGCTGCACGGGCCGCCTTCAGGTCCGTCACCGGGAGCAGCCGCTCGGCCTCGGTCGCCAGCTCCTCCTTGAGCTTCAGATTCTCGGTCTGCTCCGCGTCCCGCTCGGCGAAGACCTCACCGCGGGCGGCGAAGAAGACGTCCTGGGCGCCGCGGAAGCGGTTCCACAGGTCGTCCTCGGCCTCGCGCTGCGCGCGGCCCGCGGCCTTCCACTCCGTCATCAGCTCGCGGTAACGGGCCGCCGTCCCGCCCCAGTCCGTGGAGCCCGACAGCCCCTCGGCCTCGGTGACCAGCTTCTCCTTGGCCTTACGGGCCTCCTCGCGCTGCGCGTCGAGCGAGGCGAAGTGCGCCTTGCGGCGCTTGGAGAACGCCGAGCGCGCGTGCGAGAAGCGGTGCCACAGCTCGTCGTCGGACTTCCGGTCGAGCCGCGGCAGGCTCTTCCAGGTGTCCACCAGCGCGCGCAGCCGCTCGCCCGCGGAGCGCCACTGGTCGCTCACCGCCAGTTCCTCGGCCTCCGCGACCAGAGCCTGCTTCGACTCCCGCGCGGCGTCCGTCTGCTTGGCCTTCTGGACCTTGCGCTCCTCACGGCGCGCCTCGACCGTGGCCACAAGCCCGTCGAGACGCGTACGCAGCGCGGCGAGATCCCCGACCGCGTGATGCTCGTCCACCTGCGCCCGCAGATGATCGATGGCGGACTGCGCGTCCTTGGCCGAGAGATCGGTGGTCTTCACCCGCTTCTCAAGAAGGCCGATCTCGACCACCAGGCCCTCGTACTTGCGCTCGAAGTAGGCCAGTGCCTCCTCGGGAGAGCCTGCCTGCCACGATCCGACGACCTGCTCGCCCTCGGCCGTGCGCACGTACACGGTGCCTGTCTCGTCGACTCGGCCCCACGGGTCGCTGCTCACAGCGCCTCCTCCACCTGATGCCTGCGAGGGGTGCCCCCCGGGCATCGTCCACAGTTTCCTGGACGGGCCTCGCCCGTCTTCCGCGACGCGAGAGCAGATCCGCCGAAGCCGATCCGCGCGCCGCACAACGCCAATCTAGGTGACCGGCGGCCCGGCTGTCCGCACTCCGCACGGCCGAAATTCGCGGGGTCCGGCAGTGGGGTGCTCCGAGAGGCCGTGCCATGGGCCGTGCCGCCCGTCACCTGCCCTCACGTCTTGTCGACGGTGCCCTTCTCGATCGTGACGGTCTTCTTCGGCGCACCGTCACCCTTGTTGTCACCGGTGACACCCCCCGCGGCGACCGCCTTCACGGTCTTGAGGCCATCGGCGTCCATCGTCCCGAACGGGGTGTACGAGGGCGGCAGCTTGGTGTCCTTCCACACGAGGAAGAACTGGCTGCCACCGCTGTTCGGCTGGCCGGTATTCGCCATCGCCACCGACCCCGCGGGGTACGTCACCGCGCCGTCCGCGGCGGGCTTGCCGAGCGCGTCCAGATTCTCGTCCGCGATGGTGTAGCCCGGACCGCCGGTGCCGTCGCCCTTGGGGTCGCCGCACTGGAGCACGAAGATGTTCTCCGTGGTCAGGCGGTGACACTTCGTGCCGTCGAAGAACTTCTTGTCGGCGAGCGACTTGAAGGAGTTCACCGTTTCGGGCGTCTTCGCCGCGTCCATCTCGATACCGATGTCACCCTGGCTCGTCTTGAGCGACATCGTGTACTTGGCCTTGGCGTCGATCGTCATCTTCGGCCCGGCGGGCTTGCTCTCGCTCGGCGACGGCGGCGCCGACGGATTGTCCGCGGCGGTGTCTTTCTTGCCGCCGTCGTCCGTCAGACCCGCGATGGCGTACGCGCCGCCGCCCGCCGCCACCACGACGGCCAGCGCCGCGGCGATGACCGCGTTACGGCGCCGGGCCTTGTTGCGATTCTCCGCCCGGCGCTGCTGCTGCCGCTCGAACTTCTCCCTGGCAAGCTGGCGCCGGCGCTGCTCGCTGTTGACCACCGGGTCGTCTCCTCGTGTCTTCGTGGGCCGTGTTGTGAAGCGGTGCCGAGGCGGTGCTCGGGCGGTGCTCACCACCAAGCCTATGAACGCCTGACTAGCCCCGTACGGTATATGGGTTACCTGTGTAATGAGGAGCGCCGGTAGGCTCTGATCTGCTGCAATCTCCCGACGGACGACATTTGAGGACGATCGTGCTTATTGCCGGGTTCCCGGCCGGGGCCTGGGGGACCAACTGTTATCTGGTCGCCCCCGCCGCGGGCGAGGAGTGCGTGATCATCGACCCCGGCCACCAG
This window of the Streptomyces niveus genome carries:
- a CDS encoding adenine phosphoribosyltransferase gives rise to the protein MTDDSTRELLLSRIRDVPDYPKPGVRFKDITPLLADPKAFTALTDALAELSVRHGATKIVGLEARGFILAAPVAVRAGIGFIPVRKAGKLPGATLSQAYDLEYGSAEVEVHAEDLQEGDRVIVIDDVLATGGTAGASVELVRRAGAEVVAVAVLLELGFLGGRDRLEPHLLGAPLEALIKV
- a CDS encoding RelA/SpoT family protein, whose amino-acid sequence is MPDEAQPLAAAQPDPHADQATAAPATPQKPADGAGTAARTPAERGGSERNGSERIRSEHNGSDHNGSDPARSASKPLDPAADPAPGAAPAPTPGSSAAKSRLPVPVTAPKPAPAAPSRSGGSSNRVRARLARLGVQRSSPYNPVLEPLLRTVRINDPKIETAILRQIERAYQVAERWHRGQKRKSGDPYITHPLAVTTILAELGMDPATLMAGLLHDTVEDTEYGLDTLRKDFGDQVALLVDGVTKLDKVKFGEAAQAETVRKMVVAMAKDPRVLVIKLADRLHNMRTMRYLKREKQEKKARETLEIYAPLAHRLGMNTIKWELEDLAFAILYPKMYDEIVRLVAERAPKRDEYLAIVTDEVQSDLRAARIKATVTGRPKHYYSVYQKMIVRGRDFAEIYDLVGIRVLVDTVRDCYAALGTVHARWNPVPGRFKDYIAMPKFNMYQSLHTTVIGPSGKPVELQIRTFDMHRRAEYGIAAHWKYKQEAVAGASKVRTDVPKNVGKGAGQDTVNDMAWLRQLLDWQKETEDPSEFLESLRFDLSRNEVFVFTPKGDVIALPAGATPVDFAYAVHTEVGHRTIGARVNGRLVPLESTLDNGDLVEVFTSKASGAGPSRDWLGFVKSPRARNKIRAWFSKERRDEAIEHGKDAIAKAMRKQNLPIQRILTGDSLVTLAHEMRYPDISSLYAAIGEGHVAAQGVVQKLVQALGGEEAANEDIAESAPPSRGRSKRRSSSDPGVVVKGVEDVWVKLARCCTPVPGDPIIGFVTRGSGVSVHRADCVNVDSLSQQPERILEVEWAPTQSSVFLVAIQVEALDRSRLLSDVTRVLSDQHVNILSAAVQTSRDRVATSRFTFEMGDPKHLGHVLKAVRGVEGVYDVYRVTSARRP
- a CDS encoding DUF349 domain-containing protein, coding for MSSDPWGRVDETGTVYVRTAEGEQVVGSWQAGSPEEALAYFERKYEGLVVEIGLLEKRVKTTDLSAKDAQSAIDHLRAQVDEHHAVGDLAALRTRLDGLVATVEARREERKVQKAKQTDAARESKQALVAEAEELAVSDQWRSAGERLRALVDTWKSLPRLDRKSDDELWHRFSHARSAFSKRRKAHFASLDAQREEARKAKEKLVTEAEGLSGSTDWGGTAARYRELMTEWKAAGRAQREAEDDLWNRFRGAQDVFFAARGEVFAERDAEQTENLKLKEELATEAERLLPVTDLKAARAAFRALNERWEAIGHVPRDARPRVEGRMQTIERALQESEENEWRRTNPEARARAAGLTGQLQAAVDKLRTQIDTARASGNNARADKLAKELEGRQALLDQALKGLQEFGG
- a CDS encoding peptidylprolyl isomerase, with translation MVNSEQRRRQLAREKFERQQQRRAENRNKARRRNAVIAAALAVVVAAGGGAYAIAGLTDDGGKKDTAADNPSAPPSPSESKPAGPKMTIDAKAKYTMSLKTSQGDIGIEMDAAKTPETVNSFKSLADKKFFDGTKCHRLTTENIFVLQCGDPKGDGTGGPGYTIADENLDALGKPAADGAVTYPAGSVAMANTGQPNSGGSQFFLVWKDTKLPPSYTPFGTMDADGLKTVKAVAAGGVTGDNKGDGAPKKTVTIEKGTVDKT